From the genome of Glycine max cultivar Williams 82 chromosome 2, Glycine_max_v4.0, whole genome shotgun sequence, one region includes:
- the LOC100785756 gene encoding protein ACTIVITY OF BC1 COMPLEX KINASE 7, chloroplastic codes for MTETMAMQGCYCHVYTKLATQRRTLDNLSFSGSISVKKLSKNERTTGNNQFHRLLVKMRQTEMPAASEYGTNELVKRKTMLEKTVNNGSATSKVVRKNGIPALSKTMKSRSSLEELKVLATDEGFSWANENYSSWQRSIDVWSFVASLRIRILLDNAKWAYLRGFTEAKQKSRRRKTASWLRERVLQLGPTFIKLGQLSSTRSDLFPREFVDELAKLQDMVPAFSPKKARKFIESELGAPINILFEEFEDRPIAAASLGQVHRAILHNGEKVVIKVQRPGLKKLFDIDLKNLKLIAEYFQRSETFGGPLRDWIGIYEECKTILYQEIDYINEGKNADRFRRDFRNIKWVRIPLVYWDYTALKVLTMEYVPGIKIDYVDTLTSRGYDRLRISSRATEAYLIQILKTGFFHADPHPGNLAIDVDEAIIYYDFGMMGEIKSFTRERLLELFYAMYEKDAKKVMQRLIELGALQPTGDLSSVRRSVQFFLDHLLSQAPDQEQTLSAIGEDLFAIAQDQPFRFPSTFAFVLRAFSTLEGIGYTLNPNFSFAKIATPYAQELLEIRQKQRTAPQLVEEIRKQADDATTYTMSMPYRVQRIEEFTKQLEAGDLKLRVRVLESERAARKATALQMATMYTVLGATLLNLGITLSSQGNITIANGSFIGAGIFMTLFVRSMQRVKMLDKFEKMI; via the exons ATGACAGAAACAATGGCAATGCAAGGTTGTTATTGTCACGTCTATACGAAGTTGGCAACTCAAAGAAGAACACTGGACAATCTTAGTTTTTCAGGCTCAATTTCGGTTAAAAAATTGTCAAAGAATGAAAGGACCACAGGGAACAATCAATTTCATAGGTTACTCGTGAAAATGCGACAGACAGAAATGCCTGCCGCCTCAGAGTATGGAACAAATGAGTTAGTGAAAAGAAAGACAATGTTAGAGAAGACAGTGAATAATGGTTCAGCAACTTCAAAGGTAGTGAGAAAAAATGGTATCCCAGCCTTGAGCAAGACAATGAAATCTAGAAGCTCATTGGAAGAGCTAAAGGTTTTAGCCACAGATGAAGGTTTCAGTTGGGCCAATGAAAATTACAGTTCCTGGCAGAGATCTATTGATGTTTGGTCTTTTGTGGCTTCTTTGCGTATTCGGATTCTGTTGGACAATGCAAAATGGGCATATTTGAGAGGTTTCACAGAGGCAAAGCAG aaaagcaGAAGGCGGAAAACTGCCTCATGGTTAAGAGAGCGTGTATTGCAGCTTGGTCCAACTTTCATTAAACTTGGCCAGTTATCATCAACAAGGTCAGATCTATTTCCACGTGAATTTGTGGATGAGCTCGCAAAATTGCAG GACATGGTTCCTGCCTTCTCTCCTAAGAAAGCAAGAAAATTCATTGAGAGTGAATTGGGAGCTCCCATTAACATATTATTTGAGGAGTTTGAAGATCGGCCAATTGCTGCTGCTAGTCTCGGTCAG GTTCATCGTGCTATTCTGCATAATGGAGAAAAAGTAGTCATCAAAGTTCAAAGGCCTGGTCTGAAGAAGCTGTTCGACATTGATTTGA AAAACTTAAAGTTGATTGCTGAGTATTTTCAGAGAAGTGAAACTTTTGGTGGTCCACTTAGAGATTGGATTGGAATATATGAAGAATGTAAAAC TATTTTGTATCaagaaattgattatataaatgAAGGAAAGAATGCTGACAGGTTCCGCCGAGATTTTAGAAACATAAAGTGGGTTCGGATACCT CTGGTATATTGGGATTATACTGCATTAAAGGTGTTGACCATGGAGTATGTACCAG GTATCAAAATAGACTATGTGGATACCTTAACTTCGCGTGGTTATGATCGATTACGTATCTCATCACGTGCTACTGAGGCATACCTGATTCAG ATATTGAAAACAGGTTTCTTTCATGCCGATCCTCATCCTGGAAATCTTGCTATTGATGTGGACGAAGCGATTATTTATTATGACTTTGGCATGATGGGAGAGATCAAATCTTTTACCCGGGAGAGACTGCTTGAACTTTTCTATGCTATGTATGAAAAAGATGCCAAAAAG GTTATGCAACGCCTTATAGAGCTCGGAGCCCTCCAACCTACTGGGGACCTGTCATCA gTGAGGAGATCTGTGCAGTTTTTCCTGGACCACTTGCTAAGCCAGGCACCAGATCAGGAGCAGACCCTTTCTGCAATCGGGGAG GATTTATTTGCAATAGCACAAGACCAACCATTCCGTTTTCCATCCACCTTTGCCTTTGTTCTAAGGGCGTTTTCAACACTTGAAG GCATAGGTTACACACTCAATCCAAATTTCTCCTTTGCTAAGATTGCTACACCCTACGCACAG GAGCTTTTAGAGATAAGGCAAAAGCAGCGCACTGCGCCACAGCTTGTGGAGGAGATAAGAAAGCAAGCAGATGAT GCTACAACCTATACCATGTCTATGCCATACAGAGTTCAAAGAATAGAAGAGTTTACAAAGCAACTTGAGGCAGGGGATCTGAAACTTCGGGTACGAGTGCTTGAG TCTGAAAGAGCTGCTCGGAAAGCAACGGCTTTACAAATGGCAACTATGTATACCGTATTAGGAGCAACTCTGCTAAATCTTGGTATCACTCTGAGCAGCCAAGGCAACATAACTATTGCGAATGGATCTTTCATTGGTGCAG GTATTTTTATGACACTATTTGTCAGATCCATGCAAAGGGTAAAAATGCTTGATAAGTTTGAGAAAATGATATAA
- the LOC100805178 gene encoding fasciclin-like arabinogalactan protein 2, which produces MNNLFFLFFFLFLASAAASVPAHNITRMLAKHPGFSTFNHYLSLTHLAEEINRRQTITVLALDNAAMSSLLDKHLSLPTIKNVLSLHVLVDYFGAKKLHQINNSTTLVSSMFQATGSASGTAGYVNITNLKAGKVGFAAEDNDGSLHSFYVKSVQEMPYYISVLQISAAISSADAEAPTAAPSAIDLISIMSKQGCKAFADLLRGSKALPAFKENVDGGLTVFCPTDSAISGFAPKYKNLTEAQKVSLLLYHATPVYESLQMLKSSNGIMNTLATEGANKYDFTVKSEGEDVSLKTKVNTASIVGTLIDQDPFVAYKINRVLMPRELFKASDALDQAPAESPKPAKKKKNAKKGSEDSDAADAPADGPSDDSEDQKAADQDSNGVSGLHVRLVMVLFGLIMGFLVL; this is translated from the coding sequence ATGAACAacctcttctttctcttcttcttcctcttcttagcCTCCGCCGCCGCCAGCGTCCCCGCCCACAACATCACCCGCATGCTTGCCAAACACCCCGGCTTCTCCACCTTCAACCACTATCTCTCCCTCACCCACCTCGCCGAAGAGATCAACCGCCGCCAGACCATCACCGTCCTGGCCCTCGACAATGCCGCCATGTCCTCCCTCCTCGACAAGCACCTCTCCCTCCCCACCATCAAAAACGTCCTCTCCCTCCACGTCCTCGTCGACTACTTCGGCGCCAAAAAGCTCCACCAGATCAACAACAGCACCACCCTCGTCTCCTCCATGTTCCAGGCCACCGGCTCAGCCTCCGGCACCGCCGGCTACGTCAACATCACCAACCTCAAGGCCGGCAAGGTCGGCTTCGCCGCCGAAGACAACGACGGCTCCCTCCACTCCTTCTACGTCAAATCCGTCCAGGAAATGCCCTACTACATCTCCGTCCTCCAAATCAGCGCCGCCATAAGCTCCGCCGACGCCGAGGCCCCCACCGCCGCACCCTCCGCCATCGATCTGATCTCCATTATGTCCAAACAAGGCTGCAAGGCATTCGCGGACCTTTTAAGAGGCTCCAAAGCGCTTCCGGCTTTCAAGGAAAACGTTGACGGGGGCTTAACGGTTTTCTGCCCCACCGACAGCGCCATCAGCGGTTTCGCGCCAAAGTACAAGAACCTCACAGAAGCTCAGAAGGTTTCGCTTCTGTTGTACCACGCGACTCCCGTATACGAGTCCCTGCAGATGCTGAAATCGAGCAACGGAATCATGAACACTCTGGCCACAGAGGGAGCGAACAAGTACGACTTCACAGTGAAGAGTGAAGGGGAAGACGTGAGTCTGAAGACTAAAGTCAACACCGCAAGCATAGTAGGGACATTGATAGATCAAGATCCATTCGTGGCATATAAGATAAACAGGGTGTTGATGCCGAGAGAGTTGTTCAAGGCCAGCGACGCCCTAGACCAAGCACCTGCGGAATCCCCTAAGCCtgccaagaagaagaagaatgctAAGAAGGGAAGCGAAGATTCCGATGCGGCGGATGCACCGGCGGACGGACCATCCGACGACTCGGAAGATCAGAAGGCTGCCGATCAGGACAGCAACGGAGTCAGCGGATTGCACGTGAGATTGGTCATGGTCTTGTTCGGTTTAATTATGGGTTTTTTGGTTCTATGA